Part of the Bacillus cereus group sp. RP43 genome is shown below.
TACCGTTTCCCCATCATAAGTAGCTCGTACAGCGTCTGCAATATCACTCGCTCTTGATGTTTTTAATAAATAACTTGTCGCTCCCGCCTCAATAACAGGATATAACTTTTCATCATCTAAAAAGCTCGTTACAACTACAATTTTCGCCTCTGGCCATTCTTGAATAATAGCGCGTGTTGCTTCAACCCCGTCCATCTCATCCATAACAAGGTCCATTAAAATAATATCCGGTCTTAATTGCAACGCTAACTCTGAACCTTTTCTTCCATTTTCAGCTTCTCCAACCACTTCAATATCTGGCTGTGTTGATAAATATGCTGATACACCCATTCGAACCATTTCATGATCATCAACTAGTAATACTTTTATCATGATTCTCCCCCTCTCTCAATCATAATCGGTACTTTCACTTCTATTTGCGTACCTTTATTCGGAAAACTAAGAACTTTTAATGTACCACCAATTTCATGAACTCGCTCTTGCATTGACCTTAAACCGTATGAACCGGCCTTATTAACCCCAACTTTAAACCCAACACCGTCATCAATAATTTTCAAAATCGCATATTGATCAATTTTCCGAAGGCGTACTTCGGTTTTCTTTGCCTTCGCATGCCGTAAAGTATTAGACAATGCCTCTTGTACAATACGGAATAAATGATCCTCTACACCTTTTTTTAATTGAATCGGTTCAATTAACCATTCAATTTTCATATGTTGCTTTCTAGATAGTTCTGTTAATAATTCTTCTATACCCTCTGTTAGTTTCTTACCTTCTAACTGCACTGGGCGTAAATGAAGGAGCAATGCTCTCATTTCTGATTGTGCATTTACAACCATATTCTCAACAAGCTGCAACTGTTTTTTCGTCGTGTCTGGAATTTTAGCTACTTGTTCATTAATGGCTGACATCATCATCGACATTGCAAAAAGCTGCTGACTTACAGAATCATGCAGCTCTCTCGCTAATCGATGCCTTTCTTGAGAAATCGCTTCTTGTCTCATCTCTTCATTCCAATGGGCTCGTTCATTCGTTACTTTTTGAAATAGCCCAGCTTGCTCCTCTAAGCGACGAGCAAGACCAATTACTTTCCGTTCCACTTCATGAAATTCATCGTCCGCAGTAAATGAAACATCACTCGGAAAATTCCCTCGCTCTACTTCAAATAGAAAAGTATTTAATCCTTGTATACGCTGCTCTATATAATAACCG
Proteins encoded:
- a CDS encoding response regulator transcription factor, yielding MIKVLLVDDHEMVRMGVSAYLSTQPDIEVVGEAENGRKGSELALQLRPDIILMDLVMDEMDGVEATRAIIQEWPEAKIVVVTSFLDDEKLYPVIEAGATSYLLKTSRASDIADAVRATYDGETVLEPKVTGKMMSRMRQKKEQPLHEELTERESEILLLIAEGKSNQEIADELFIALKTVKTHVSNILNKLNVSDRTQAVIYAFRHQLTK
- a CDS encoding sensor histidine kinase, with translation MKKQRNISWMYIRYSMLSSVSIALICTIVYVWKSEQQVYDLLWKESIASVPIGLFIMSTSLLIGGIVGYAIGYYIEQRIQGLNTFLFEVERGNFPSDVSFTADDEFHEVERKVIGLARRLEEQAGLFQKVTNERAHWNEEMRQEAISQERHRLARELHDSVSQQLFAMSMMMSAINEQVAKIPDTTKKQLQLVENMVVNAQSEMRALLLHLRPVQLEGKKLTEGIEELLTELSRKQHMKIEWLIEPIQLKKGVEDHLFRIVQEALSNTLRHAKAKKTEVRLRKIDQYAILKIIDDGVGFKVGVNKAGSYGLRSMQERVHEIGGTLKVLSFPNKGTQIEVKVPIMIERGGES